One window from the genome of Calditrichota bacterium encodes:
- a CDS encoding ribose-phosphate pyrophosphokinase → MGNSLKIFAGSASQTLAEKIASHLDLMVGKSTLTRFKDGEMSVKYEENIRGCDVFLVQSTYPPADNFMELLIMMDAARRSSARRITAVIPYFGYARQDRKDRPRVAITAKLVANIIRTAGADRVLTMDLHAPQIQGFFDIPLDHLYSSPILAEYFRKRRIKDLVVLSPDIGGVKMARAYAKRLSAPLAIIDKRRIKPNEAEVMHLIGSVENKNILIVDDIVDTAGTILKAAQQLVKNGAKNIFTACTHPILSGEAIENLKKANLKEFVAMDTIPLPQQKKLDNFTILSVANLFANAIKRIHNEESISILFD, encoded by the coding sequence ATGGGAAATTCGCTGAAAATTTTCGCCGGAAGCGCCAGCCAGACTTTGGCGGAGAAAATTGCCAGCCACCTGGATTTGATGGTGGGAAAGTCAACGTTGACGCGATTTAAAGACGGTGAGATGTCGGTAAAATACGAAGAAAACATTCGTGGGTGCGATGTCTTTTTAGTTCAATCAACATACCCGCCGGCGGACAATTTCATGGAATTGCTAATCATGATGGACGCGGCGCGGCGATCTTCGGCGCGGCGAATTACGGCGGTCATTCCCTATTTCGGCTATGCGCGACAGGACAGAAAAGACCGACCGCGGGTAGCCATTACGGCAAAATTGGTGGCAAATATCATCCGCACAGCAGGCGCGGATCGTGTTTTGACTATGGATTTGCACGCTCCGCAGATTCAGGGATTTTTTGATATTCCGTTGGATCATTTATATTCGTCACCTATTTTGGCGGAATATTTTCGCAAACGGCGCATCAAAGATCTTGTGGTATTATCGCCGGATATTGGCGGTGTAAAAATGGCGCGCGCGTATGCAAAGCGTTTGTCTGCGCCGCTGGCAATCATCGACAAACGACGGATTAAGCCCAACGAAGCCGAAGTAATGCATTTGATCGGTTCTGTTGAAAATAAAAATATTTTGATCGTCGACGATATTGTGGATACTGCCGGGACGATCCTGAAGGCAGCGCAACAATTAGTTAAAAATGGCGCCAAAAATATTTTTACGGCATGCACGCATCCCATTCTTTCCGGCGAAGCTATTGAAAATTTGAAGAAGGCAAATCTGAAGGAATTTGTGGCGATGGATACCATTCCTCTGCCTCAGCAGAAAAAACTGGACAATTTTACTATTTTGTCCGTGGCCAATTTATTCGCTAATGCAATTAAACGCATTCACAATGAAGAATCGATAAGTATTTTGTTTGATTAA